AAATGGCCGCATAATGATGGCGATGTCCGTTTGTTTCCGCAAATATACTTACCCAGGCCCGCCCAGGCAATAGCCTTTACGGGTGGAAGGCTTTTTTTGGATATGCGCCCGCGGCATGACGGTATAATTGACCCCATGTTCAGGTTGATATGGGCTACGGTTTCAGTCATCGTCATTCTATTGTCCTCCGGACCCGCCTATTGCCAGAAGGTTGTGGAAGTGTTCGAGATTTATTACGGGCAGGCGGGCGACATGGCCGGGGCGGTGAAACTAGTGTTGAGCCCGGAGGGGAAGATGTCGGTGGACGAGTCGTCCAACATCATTATAGTTAACGACCGTCCCGTCAATGTGGAAGAGGCCCGCAAGCTGATAAAGAGGCTGGACAGGGCGCCGAAGAACATAAGGATAGAAGTGGAGTTTTTCGAGGAAGAGCGGATAAACTCTTTGGGGCTTAATCTGCAATGGCGCGTGGAGGGGGCGGGATTTGCCGTGGCCACTATCCCGGCGCCAGGTTCGCCGGGAGCGCAAGTGGATGTCCACCAGCTGTTAAAGAACGCGCGATCCACGAAAAAACAGTTTCTACGGGTAATGGAGAACCAGACGGGCCGGATATTCGTGGGGGAAAGCGTCCCCTTTGCCGGTTATCTTGTCCGGTATGGTTATATAGAGAAGGACGTGACATTTAAGAATGCTGGCACAAGCTTCGTTGCGCGGGCGAAAACCATAACTGGCGGAAAGATAGCCTTAAGCCTGGAGCCGGAGGTAAGCTCTTACGATGGTGGTAATAATAGCTTTACCGTTAAAAACGCCGCCACCATGATCGTTCTGGACGATCCTGGCTCGGTAGCGCTGGGTGGTGTGGATAGCGTGGAAGAATCGTTTGGCGGCTCGTTTCTGCAATCGGCTGGCGGGCGGGAGGCCAATTCAAGGTTTGTAATGGTAATCACTGTCCAAAGCGAGAAATGATGTATATAGGGCGACAATGCGGGCGTTGATCACCGGAGTTTCCGGGTTCGTGGGAGCGCATCTGGCTCGTTTGCTGGCGCGGGAACCGGGAACGGAGGTGTTCGGCGTTTACCGCGATAATCCGCCAGCGTCAACGGTTCCGGGCCGGCATTTCAAGGTGTCGCTGGAGAATCCTGAAGAGGTGGCCGGTTTAATAAAAGAAGTGGCCCCGGATGGGATATATCATCTTGCGGCGGTGTCCTTCCCCGGAGACGCGGCGCTGGACAGGGTGAACGCATATAAGAGTAATTTCATGACCGGCGTGAACCTGCTGGAGGCGGCGGCCACGCATAGCCCGAAAGTAAGATTTTTATACACCAGCAGTTCGGAGGTTTACGGGCTTGTCCGGCCCGAGGAAAACCCGCTGGCGGAAACCCGGGAGGCGCGGCCGGTTAGCGCATACGCCGTTTCCAAATACTGTCTGGAGCTGGTTTGCCGTCAGTACGCGGCCAACCCAGGCCTGGCGGTGATG
This DNA window, taken from Nitrospinota bacterium, encodes the following:
- a CDS encoding GDP-mannose 4,6-dehydratase; this encodes MRALITGVSGFVGAHLARLLAREPGTEVFGVYRDNPPASTVPGRHFKVSLENPEEVAGLIKEVAPDGIYHLAAVSFPGDAALDRVNAYKSNFMTGVNLLEAAATHSPKVRFLYTSSSEVYGLVRPEENPLAETREARPVSAYAVSKYCLELVCRQYAANPGLAVMIARPFNHTGPGQRGKFVAPEFAMQIARIEAGKAEPVIRTGNLDSQRDFTDARDVVEAYVKILRQGERGETYNVCSGGAVTVEWIYKTLVGLSQTPQIRHELDMGKARPSENPAIFGSREKLEKLCGWRPAIPLERTLRDLLEDCRRRVGEEG